A genome region from Natronobeatus ordinarius includes the following:
- a CDS encoding aconitate hydratase — translation MGQTLTEKILDDHLVEGELETGEEIGIEIDQVLTQDTTGTMVWLQFEAMGLDEVQTEVAAQYCDHQTYQFDFKNTDDHRFLRSAAGTYGAYFSRPGNGICHNVHRENFAAPGKTLLGSDSHTPTPGGLGQLAIGAGGIDVTVAMGGAPYYIEMPKIVEVRLEGELPEWATAKDVVLEMLRRLTVKGGVGKIFEYTGPGVESLTAPERMTITNMGTELGATTSIFPTDERTRDYLERLGRADEYVELQPDDDAEYDDQIVVDLGELEPLISTPSMPDNVVPVREVAGESVDQVIVGSCTNGAYEDILPAAKMLEGREMAKTTEMIVAPGSKQASELLAREGWVAELMAAGVNFSEATCGACIGIGHVPASDSVSLRTFNRNFEGRSGIEDDNVYLCSPEVAAAAALAGEIVDPRNLADELDDLEDPGVELPDEYDASKADLITPEEAVDDELVKGPNIGDVPLKDPLDSDLAGEALLKMDDNITTDHIIPATQDILMYRSNVPKLSEFTLSRVDETFAERALEADGGFLVAGENYGQGSSREHAALCPMYLGIQGVFAQSFARIHRANLFNFGLIPLTIDEETYENLEQGDDLEIVDDVREGVESGAEAFTVRVNDDWEFTAELFASERERAILAAGGKLSWTKAQAEDGDAATADD, via the coding sequence ATGGGACAGACCCTCACCGAGAAGATCCTCGACGATCACCTCGTCGAAGGTGAACTCGAAACCGGCGAAGAGATCGGGATCGAGATCGACCAGGTGCTCACACAGGACACGACCGGGACGATGGTCTGGCTCCAGTTCGAGGCGATGGGACTGGACGAGGTCCAGACCGAGGTCGCCGCCCAGTACTGTGACCATCAGACCTACCAGTTCGACTTCAAGAACACGGACGATCACCGGTTCCTCCGCTCTGCAGCTGGCACGTACGGTGCGTACTTCTCCCGACCCGGGAACGGGATCTGTCACAACGTCCACCGGGAGAACTTCGCCGCCCCCGGGAAGACGCTGCTCGGGTCTGACTCGCACACACCCACGCCAGGCGGGCTCGGCCAGCTCGCCATCGGCGCCGGCGGCATCGACGTCACCGTCGCCATGGGCGGCGCTCCCTACTACATCGAGATGCCGAAAATCGTCGAGGTCCGACTCGAGGGCGAACTCCCCGAGTGGGCGACGGCCAAGGACGTCGTCCTCGAGATGCTACGCCGGCTGACGGTCAAAGGCGGCGTCGGCAAGATCTTCGAGTACACTGGCCCCGGCGTCGAGTCGCTCACCGCCCCCGAGCGGATGACGATCACCAACATGGGGACCGAACTCGGCGCGACGACGTCGATCTTCCCGACCGACGAGCGGACCCGCGATTACCTCGAGCGACTGGGACGCGCCGACGAGTACGTCGAGCTCCAGCCCGACGACGACGCCGAGTACGACGACCAGATCGTCGTCGACCTCGGGGAGCTCGAGCCGCTGATCTCGACGCCCTCGATGCCCGACAACGTCGTTCCCGTCCGCGAGGTCGCCGGCGAGTCCGTCGACCAGGTGATCGTCGGCTCCTGTACCAACGGCGCCTACGAGGACATCCTCCCCGCCGCGAAGATGCTCGAGGGCCGCGAGATGGCGAAGACGACCGAGATGATCGTCGCCCCCGGCTCGAAGCAGGCCTCAGAGCTCCTCGCGCGCGAGGGCTGGGTCGCCGAGCTGATGGCCGCCGGCGTCAACTTCTCCGAGGCGACCTGCGGCGCCTGCATCGGCATCGGTCACGTCCCCGCCTCCGACTCCGTCTCCCTGCGGACGTTCAACCGCAACTTCGAGGGTCGCTCCGGCATCGAGGACGACAACGTCTACCTCTGCTCGCCCGAGGTCGCCGCCGCCGCGGCGCTCGCCGGCGAGATCGTCGACCCCCGCAACCTGGCCGACGAGCTCGACGACCTCGAGGATCCCGGCGTCGAACTCCCCGACGAGTACGACGCCTCCAAAGCCGACCTCATCACCCCGGAGGAGGCCGTCGACGACGAACTCGTCAAGGGCCCGAACATCGGCGACGTGCCACTGAAAGACCCCCTAGACAGCGACCTCGCAGGCGAGGCGCTGTTGAAGATGGACGACAACATCACGACCGACCACATCATCCCCGCGACCCAGGACATCCTGATGTACCGGTCGAACGTCCCCAAACTCTCAGAGTTTACCCTCAGTCGGGTCGACGAGACGTTCGCCGAGCGCGCCCTCGAGGCCGACGGCGGATTTCTGGTGGCCGGCGAGAACTACGGCCAGGGCTCCTCGCGCGAACACGCGGCGCTCTGTCCCATGTATCTGGGCATCCAGGGCGTCTTCGCCCAGAGCTTCGCGCGTATCCACCGCGCCAACCTCTTCAACTTCGGGCTGATTCCGCTGACGATCGACGAAGAGACCTACGAGAACCTCGAGCAGGGTGACGACCTCGAGATCGTCGACGACGTCCGCGAGGGCGTCGAGAGCGGCGCCGAGGCGTTCACCGTCCGGGTCAACGACGACTGGGAGTTCACCGCCGAGCTCTTCGCCTCCGAGCGCGAACGCGCCATCCTGGCCGCCGGCGGCAAGCTCTCCTGGACGAAAGCGCAGGCCGAAGACGGCGACGCGGCGACGGCCGACGACTGA
- a CDS encoding ArsR/SmtB family transcription factor — translation MAESRDRLRRYLADEWGECRDGDLERRLAELEALEDSVEPTLEEDVEVLSALADDTRYRIVRLLAAADGELSVCELTPLLDVSDSAVSHALTQLTDAGLVVRRKDGRWRKYQTTSRADALFVALDGTR, via the coding sequence ATGGCAGAATCGAGAGACAGACTCCGTCGCTACCTGGCCGACGAGTGGGGCGAGTGCCGGGACGGCGACCTCGAGCGACGGCTCGCGGAACTCGAAGCGCTCGAGGACTCGGTCGAGCCCACACTCGAGGAAGACGTCGAGGTACTCTCGGCGCTCGCCGACGACACGCGGTACCGGATCGTGCGGCTGCTCGCAGCGGCCGATGGAGAACTGTCCGTCTGTGAACTCACACCGTTGCTCGACGTCAGCGACAGCGCGGTCAGTCACGCCCTCACGCAGCTGACCGACGCCGGGCTGGTCGTCCGCCGAAAGGACGGCCGCTGGCGGAAGTACCAAACGACGAGCCGTGCGGACGCCCTGTTCGTCGCGCTGGACGGGACGCGGTAG
- the mobA gene encoding molybdenum cofactor guanylyltransferase, producing the protein MTTGIVVAGGTSRRFGPGDKALAPVAGSPMIRHVVGALEPITDAVVVNCREGQRPAFETALSTGEGVRFAIDRVPDSGPVAGLETACAVVDDDVAIVVGCDVPLVTTATLSSVLARLEARPVDVVVPRVDGRRQPLCGTYRVDALEDAIDAVGDAQGCRVGALFDHLDVHAVSARRLPGGDRAFWNVNTRSDLAFARRWLRASRPGRLEDGPRPE; encoded by the coding sequence GTGACAACCGGAATCGTCGTCGCCGGTGGCACCTCACGCCGATTCGGTCCCGGCGACAAGGCGCTTGCACCCGTCGCTGGCTCACCTATGATTCGACACGTCGTGGGCGCACTCGAGCCGATCACCGACGCCGTCGTCGTGAACTGTCGCGAAGGACAACGTCCGGCGTTCGAAACGGCGCTGTCGACCGGCGAGGGAGTTCGGTTCGCGATCGACCGAGTTCCTGACAGCGGCCCCGTCGCCGGGCTCGAGACGGCGTGTGCCGTGGTCGACGACGACGTGGCGATCGTCGTCGGCTGTGACGTCCCGCTCGTGACGACGGCGACGCTGTCGTCGGTGCTGGCTCGACTCGAAGCCCGCCCCGTCGACGTCGTCGTTCCGCGGGTCGACGGCCGGCGACAGCCGCTGTGTGGCACCTATCGGGTCGACGCGCTCGAGGATGCGATCGACGCCGTCGGCGACGCTCAGGGGTGCCGGGTCGGCGCGCTCTTCGACCACCTCGACGTCCACGCGGTATCGGCCCGCCGGCTCCCCGGCGGTGATCGTGCGTTCTGGAACGTCAACACCCGTTCTGACCTCGCGTTCGCTCGTCGGTGGCTCCGAGCGTCACGGCCCGGCCGCCTCGAGGACGGCCCTCGACCGGAGTAG
- a CDS encoding Mrp/NBP35 family ATP-binding protein has protein sequence MTATEAELRDRLGEIEDPALDADIVSLGLIDELRVADGVAELTLEFAAPYAPDEMAMGRQIREAADELGLEARLSVTLPDRDPGSPIPGVRNVIAVSSGKGGVGKTTVATNLAAGLADAGARVGLFDADIYGPNVPRMVGIEAEPGVTDDATLVPPVAYDVTMMSMAFLVPDEEKHDPAMLRGPMIDKLIVELLEDVEWGRLDYLVVDLPPGTGDAQLTLLQTVPVAGALIVTTPEDVALDDVRKGLRIFSDHDVPILGLVENMSGFHCPDCGGIHDLFGSGGGSEVAEEYDVPLLAEVPMDPEIRTRNDADGPPAVLGGGPAAEPLSNLVDAVANRVGAVGRASAAGVEPGEIGLESEEPVGGSSDSPAERPTGDPTTTGDPTTTGDPTTTGNLEDVDPTSDAESPAGSTVSGGLDFSEGDGEAD, from the coding sequence ATGACGGCCACCGAAGCCGAGCTTCGCGACCGACTGGGCGAGATCGAGGATCCAGCGCTCGACGCCGACATCGTCTCGCTCGGGCTGATCGACGAGCTCCGCGTGGCCGACGGCGTCGCGGAGCTCACCCTCGAGTTCGCCGCGCCGTACGCCCCCGACGAGATGGCGATGGGACGGCAGATCCGCGAGGCCGCCGACGAGCTGGGACTCGAGGCGCGGCTCTCCGTGACGCTCCCGGATCGCGACCCGGGGAGCCCCATTCCGGGCGTCAGGAACGTGATCGCCGTCTCCTCGGGCAAAGGCGGCGTCGGGAAGACGACCGTCGCGACCAACCTCGCTGCTGGCCTCGCCGACGCGGGCGCTCGCGTCGGGTTGTTCGACGCCGACATCTACGGTCCGAACGTCCCGCGGATGGTCGGCATCGAGGCTGAGCCGGGCGTCACCGACGACGCGACGCTCGTCCCGCCGGTAGCCTACGACGTGACGATGATGAGCATGGCGTTTCTCGTCCCCGACGAGGAGAAACACGATCCCGCAATGCTCCGCGGGCCGATGATCGACAAGCTGATCGTCGAACTGCTGGAGGACGTCGAGTGGGGGCGGCTCGACTACCTGGTCGTCGATCTTCCACCGGGGACCGGTGACGCCCAGCTGACGCTGCTCCAGACGGTGCCGGTGGCCGGCGCGCTCATCGTGACCACGCCCGAAGACGTCGCGCTCGACGACGTTCGCAAGGGGCTGCGGATCTTCTCCGATCACGACGTTCCCATCCTCGGGCTCGTCGAGAACATGAGCGGCTTTCACTGCCCTGACTGCGGCGGGATCCACGACCTCTTCGGCAGCGGCGGCGGGAGCGAGGTCGCCGAGGAGTACGACGTGCCCCTGCTCGCCGAGGTTCCGATGGACCCCGAGATCCGGACGCGAAACGACGCCGACGGCCCGCCGGCCGTCCTCGGCGGCGGTCCTGCGGCGGAGCCGCTGTCGAATCTCGTCGATGCCGTGGCAAACCGCGTCGGCGCGGTTGGCCGGGCGTCCGCCGCCGGCGTCGAGCCAGGTGAGATCGGCCTCGAATCAGAAGAACCCGTCGGCGGCTCGAGTGACTCCCCGGCCGAGCGACCGACCGGCGACCCGACGACCACCGGCGACCCGACGACCACCGGCGACCCGACGACCACCGGCAATCTCGAGGACGTCGACCCGACGAGCGACGCTGAATCTCCGGCCGGGTCGACGGTCTCCGGTGGCCTCGACTTCTCCGAGGGCGACGGAGAGGCGGACTGA
- a CDS encoding 4Fe-4S dicluster domain-containing protein — MTDDASVGAFVCDCAGTCALDLETVRDRIDGVEVAASSDLLCGAETVDDIREVVEARDLEELLVTCPAAAGQASLERIEAETDVTIHFVDQREGAGWVHDERAATEKTARLVNAARASLDHGGADEPAVDATVGRSVAVVGDADLASTLATSADVTLLADGEEFDDIDVDLAGVRLERGRVVDVSGSLGGFELTLEARVTDDCIDCLRCVEAGPEDAVTRTPVDVAPDAPDGEWVEVCPTNAIDLRGTRQTITVDQVVHPGAETPAPGGKTGYHTGSGLETVAAVTALFDADLASGLEYDVGICAAGDSGQQGCTACVEACPHDAVSRPAPDEVAFDLAACQTCGACTSTCPTGAVELPERTNERLAREVEALVAAEPSGGLLDRSGPAIDTQVVAFVCSKRAATALRRYGRLAASGRADVAYPPILPVAVDCTDTVGEAHVLHALAAGADGVTILGCGCDCQHSGPDPKAEFVDRLNRATTDLGLGERVAFLAPDPDDPAGFGSSLSTFVDGLSPTPVPPGAHEATGRAIEADERSAYGNSTWALESVRAILDHVEPDRDRIRGLENFGVMTVSDACGLTPTCSNLCPVDAIRNEDGCLEFSHERCVNCGLCETGCPESAITMEPGLDLGLLPERTGGEAWTVVHEDEPFACRGCGEEFTSTATVENMKAQLPDGELPGAEGHMAEYCSDCKGELAFKL, encoded by the coding sequence ATGACCGACGACGCGAGCGTCGGTGCGTTCGTCTGTGACTGCGCCGGCACGTGTGCGCTCGACCTCGAGACCGTCCGCGACCGAATCGACGGCGTCGAGGTGGCGGCGAGCTCCGACCTGCTGTGTGGCGCCGAAACCGTCGACGATATTCGAGAGGTCGTCGAGGCGCGCGACCTCGAGGAGCTGCTCGTCACCTGTCCGGCCGCCGCCGGCCAGGCGAGCCTCGAGCGGATCGAGGCCGAGACCGATGTGACTATTCACTTCGTCGATCAGCGCGAGGGGGCGGGCTGGGTCCACGACGAGCGCGCAGCGACGGAGAAGACCGCCCGGCTCGTGAACGCGGCCCGGGCGAGCCTCGACCACGGCGGAGCCGACGAGCCGGCGGTCGACGCGACCGTCGGCCGGTCGGTGGCCGTCGTCGGCGACGCCGACCTCGCGTCCACGCTCGCCACCTCGGCCGACGTGACCCTGCTCGCCGACGGCGAGGAGTTCGACGACATCGACGTCGATCTCGCGGGGGTTCGCCTCGAGCGCGGCCGCGTCGTCGACGTTTCGGGCTCGCTGGGTGGGTTCGAACTGACCCTCGAGGCGCGGGTGACCGACGACTGCATCGACTGCCTGCGCTGCGTCGAGGCCGGCCCCGAGGACGCGGTGACGCGGACGCCGGTGGACGTCGCGCCCGACGCGCCGGACGGCGAGTGGGTCGAGGTCTGTCCGACGAACGCGATCGATCTTCGGGGAACCCGGCAGACGATCACCGTCGACCAGGTCGTCCACCCGGGTGCCGAGACGCCCGCCCCCGGCGGGAAGACGGGCTATCACACGGGAAGCGGGCTCGAGACCGTCGCGGCCGTAACCGCGCTGTTCGACGCCGACCTCGCCTCGGGCCTCGAGTACGACGTCGGGATCTGTGCGGCCGGCGACTCCGGCCAGCAGGGGTGTACGGCCTGTGTCGAAGCCTGTCCGCACGACGCCGTCTCCCGGCCGGCCCCCGACGAGGTCGCCTTCGATCTGGCGGCCTGCCAGACCTGCGGGGCGTGTACGAGCACCTGTCCGACGGGCGCCGTCGAACTGCCCGAACGCACGAACGAGCGACTCGCCCGCGAGGTGGAGGCGCTCGTCGCCGCGGAGCCGAGTGGCGGTCTCCTCGACCGGTCGGGCCCGGCGATCGACACCCAGGTCGTGGCGTTCGTCTGTTCGAAGCGGGCGGCGACGGCGCTCAGACGCTACGGCCGGCTCGCCGCAAGCGGCCGGGCCGACGTCGCCTACCCGCCGATCCTCCCCGTCGCGGTCGACTGCACGGACACCGTCGGCGAGGCCCACGTGCTCCACGCGCTCGCAGCGGGCGCCGATGGGGTGACGATTCTCGGCTGTGGCTGTGACTGCCAGCACTCGGGACCGGATCCCAAGGCCGAGTTCGTCGACCGGCTGAACCGGGCGACGACGGACCTCGGCCTCGGCGAACGGGTGGCCTTCCTCGCCCCCGACCCCGACGACCCCGCAGGCTTTGGGTCGTCGCTCTCGACGTTCGTCGACGGCCTGTCTCCGACGCCCGTCCCACCCGGCGCCCACGAGGCCACGGGTCGGGCGATCGAGGCCGACGAACGGTCCGCCTACGGGAACAGTACGTGGGCACTCGAGAGCGTCCGAGCGATCCTCGACCACGTCGAGCCCGACCGCGACCGGATTCGGGGGCTCGAGAACTTTGGCGTGATGACCGTCAGCGACGCCTGTGGGCTGACCCCGACGTGCTCGAACCTCTGTCCCGTCGACGCGATCCGCAACGAGGACGGCTGCCTCGAGTTCAGTCACGAGCGCTGTGTCAACTGCGGGCTCTGTGAGACCGGCTGTCCCGAGAGCGCGATCACGATGGAGCCGGGACTCGACCTCGGCTTGCTGCCGGAGCGAACCGGCGGGGAGGCCTGGACGGTCGTCCACGAGGACGAGCCCTTCGCCTGTCGGGGCTGCGGGGAGGAGTTCACCAGCACCGCGACCGTCGAGAACATGAAAGCCCAGCTCCCCGACGGCGAACTGCCGGGCGCCGAGGGCCACATGGCCGAGTACTGCAGCGACTGCAAGGGCGAACTCGCCTTCAAATTATGA
- a CDS encoding TorD/DmsD family molecular chaperone, translating into MHDSNRSGRPSAAASTIDDATPSELGPLLAPVYRTLGRAYLEAPDDELLESLESLCSAVATDPELPDNLATAVDAVLAAETDLEQLRAAFTRLFHGVSRGESTPPPYESLYVDGVLNGPSSPAVEAFYLEAGFELAVDDHLVDHAGYELAFLAELCAQGDRTRQLAFVETHVGDWLPEFHDAAERDDPPAFYRGLFALTEAVLDLHVTALEEEGVTIDR; encoded by the coding sequence ATGCACGATTCGAACCGTTCAGGCCGACCGTCCGCCGCTGCGTCGACGATCGACGACGCGACGCCCTCGGAACTCGGCCCGCTCCTGGCACCGGTCTACCGGACCCTCGGCCGGGCCTACCTCGAGGCCCCCGACGACGAGCTTCTCGAGTCGCTCGAGTCGCTGTGTAGCGCCGTCGCGACCGACCCAGAGCTGCCCGACAACCTCGCCACGGCCGTCGACGCCGTTCTGGCGGCCGAGACCGACCTCGAGCAACTCCGGGCGGCGTTCACGCGGCTGTTCCACGGCGTCAGCCGCGGGGAGTCGACGCCGCCGCCGTACGAGTCGCTGTACGTCGACGGCGTGCTCAACGGCCCGAGTTCGCCGGCGGTCGAGGCCTTCTACCTCGAAGCAGGATTCGAGCTCGCGGTCGACGACCACCTCGTCGACCACGCGGGGTACGAACTCGCCTTTCTCGCCGAGCTGTGTGCCCAGGGCGATCGGACGCGCCAGCTCGCGTTCGTCGAGACTCACGTCGGCGACTGGCTCCCCGAGTTCCACGACGCGGCCGAACGGGACGATCCCCCGGCGTTCTACCGCGGGCTCTTCGCGCTGACCGAGGCCGTCCTCGACCTCCACGTGACGGCGCTCGAGGAAGAAGGCGTAACGATCGACCGATAA
- the nrfD gene encoding NrfD/PsrC family molybdoenzyme membrane anchor subunit: MSAIDADVERLTEPLRRTSSKFYVALAVTAILSLATAVAYVSQLRFGMAVTGLRGWGTQGGVPWGLYIGTFIWWIGIAHGGVAISAAVRLFDFEEYLPIARIAEILTLIALPMAATNILFDIGRPDTLWVMITNWPTTVQTSPLTWDMTATFLYFIMAGTYLIITLRTDLHDCLQRGTLPSALNPLYKLLLIGYRPSEREKSAQMAWWMAIGILLLVPLMSGGVVPWLFATMGMHPGWFGASHGPAMFAESMTSAIAAVVITAAAFRWAYGWDDVIGDEIFRGLNKALIALVLVTLWFLLQSLVTGSYPAAPAETGALTQSLVAGRMAVPFWLAVGGLLVALAYLVAQALRPSLYSVAASAVAAFLVTSAILLKKIVFVVEGLLYPTRDPLAGMFPENSYWPTIPEFTMAFGTIAVAVLIFLVATKIIPIVELEHASPAPDEAAESDAEVTEA; this comes from the coding sequence GTGAGCGCGATCGACGCCGACGTCGAGCGGCTGACCGAGCCGCTGCGGCGGACCTCGAGTAAGTTCTACGTCGCGCTGGCTGTCACGGCGATCCTCTCGCTGGCGACGGCGGTCGCCTACGTCAGCCAGCTGCGCTTCGGGATGGCCGTCACCGGCCTGCGCGGCTGGGGGACCCAGGGTGGCGTCCCGTGGGGGCTGTACATCGGGACGTTCATCTGGTGGATCGGCATCGCCCACGGCGGCGTGGCGATCTCGGCTGCGGTTCGTCTCTTCGACTTCGAGGAGTACCTGCCGATCGCCCGAATCGCCGAGATCCTGACGCTGATCGCGCTGCCGATGGCGGCGACGAACATCCTGTTCGACATCGGCCGCCCGGACACGCTCTGGGTGATGATCACCAACTGGCCGACGACGGTCCAGACCTCGCCGCTGACCTGGGACATGACGGCGACGTTCCTCTACTTCATCATGGCGGGAACGTACCTCATCATCACGCTGCGGACCGACCTGCACGACTGTCTGCAGCGCGGGACGCTGCCGTCGGCGCTGAACCCGCTGTACAAACTGTTGCTGATCGGCTACCGCCCCAGCGAGCGCGAGAAGAGCGCGCAGATGGCGTGGTGGATGGCGATCGGCATCCTGCTACTCGTCCCGCTGATGAGCGGCGGCGTGGTCCCGTGGCTGTTCGCCACGATGGGGATGCACCCCGGCTGGTTCGGCGCCTCCCACGGCCCCGCGATGTTCGCGGAGTCGATGACCTCGGCCATCGCCGCCGTGGTCATCACCGCCGCTGCCTTCCGGTGGGCCTACGGCTGGGACGACGTCATCGGCGACGAGATCTTCCGCGGCCTGAACAAGGCGCTGATCGCGCTCGTGCTGGTGACGCTGTGGTTCCTGCTCCAGAGCCTCGTTACCGGCTCGTACCCCGCCGCACCCGCCGAGACCGGCGCGCTCACCCAGTCGCTCGTCGCCGGCCGCATGGCAGTGCCGTTCTGGCTGGCCGTCGGCGGCCTGCTCGTCGCGCTGGCGTATCTCGTCGCCCAGGCGCTTCGCCCATCGCTCTACAGCGTCGCGGCCTCGGCGGTCGCCGCGTTCCTCGTGACGAGCGCAATCTTGCTGAAGAAGATCGTCTTCGTCGTCGAGGGGCTGCTCTACCCGACGCGCGACCCGCTCGCGGGCATGTTCCCCGAGAACAGCTACTGGCCGACGATTCCTGAGTTCACCATGGCGTTCGGAACGATCGCCGTGGCCGTGTTGATCTTCCTCGTCGCCACGAAGATCATCCCGATCGTCGAACTCGAGCACGCCAGCCCGGCCCCCGACGAGGCCGCGGAATCCGACGCGGAGGTGACCGAGGCATGA
- a CDS encoding 4Fe-4S dicluster domain-containing protein encodes MSQMGMVIDVERCQGCRACMVACKTENDTPRGAFWMNVFRYEEGEFPDVEQGFTPNPCHHCSEPSCADVCPTNARFKREEDGIVLTDYSTCIGCRYCEVGCPYGVNFFQWRDPEEGQYGFAADDELAREVRQNLEELDADLDGSGGAWENPRLQAAQEPRGTKMGGGNHKVGTMGKCTFCVHRQDSGDDELAGTTACEEVCPINVIHFGDMEDPQSKPRQYLEEKGAKQRWKMLENSGNEPNVVYLGDKPSNAARGMENEYKDTDEAIEAERERDAAYLVADGGEVQ; translated from the coding sequence ATGAGCCAGATGGGCATGGTCATCGACGTCGAGCGCTGTCAGGGCTGTCGCGCCTGCATGGTCGCCTGCAAGACCGAGAACGACACCCCGCGCGGCGCGTTCTGGATGAACGTCTTCCGCTACGAGGAAGGGGAGTTCCCCGACGTCGAGCAGGGCTTCACCCCGAACCCGTGTCACCACTGTTCGGAGCCCTCCTGTGCGGACGTCTGCCCGACGAACGCGCGGTTCAAGCGCGAAGAGGACGGCATCGTCCTCACCGATTACAGCACGTGTATCGGCTGTCGGTACTGTGAGGTCGGCTGTCCCTACGGCGTCAACTTCTTCCAGTGGCGCGACCCCGAAGAGGGACAGTACGGTTTCGCCGCTGACGACGAACTCGCCCGGGAGGTCCGCCAGAATCTCGAGGAACTCGACGCCGATCTCGACGGCTCCGGCGGTGCCTGGGAGAATCCGCGGCTCCAGGCGGCCCAGGAGCCACGCGGGACGAAGATGGGTGGCGGCAACCACAAGGTCGGCACGATGGGCAAGTGTACCTTCTGTGTCCACCGCCAGGACTCGGGCGACGACGAGCTGGCCGGGACGACCGCCTGCGAGGAGGTCTGTCCGATCAACGTGATCCACTTCGGCGACATGGAAGACCCACAGAGCAAGCCGCGCCAGTACCTCGAGGAGAAAGGTGCCAAACAGCGCTGGAAGATGCTCGAGAACTCCGGCAACGAGCCGAACGTCGTCTACCTCGGCGACAAACCGAGCAACGCCGCCCGCGGGATGGAAAACGAGTACAAAGACACCGACGAGGCGATCGAGGCCGAACGCGAGCGCGACGCTGCGTACCTCGTCGCCGACGGTGGTGAGGTCCAGTGA